The stretch of DNA AGATAGAGCCGGGTCAGCAGATGGCGCAAGGTTTCCAGATTGGCGGTGACGCGGCGCAATTCGCTTTCGCTGCCATCGCTCAGGACGATAAAATGGTCGGTTTCGGCGCGACGCCAGCCGCTGCTCTTGCCCGGAGTGGCCTTGACCAGAATGTCATGGCCGCCGGAGGTGGAGGGCGGCGGGGATGGCGCCTGACCGGGAGGGGCAGGCTGGGCCGCGACCTGCGCGGCGGAGATGCTCAAAGTCAGCCCGAGAAGGATTGTGCGCATGCCATTCTCCGCATGCCCCGACGGCCTCGGGGTGAGACCTAAGCTGCCGGATTATGTCTTGGGAAACAATCGGCTCCATCGCGCATCGAGCGCGGCCTGGGCATGATTGCCCTTCGTGCGTGACACCAGCGAGACACCGCGCAGGGTCACGCTGTGGCCGCCCAGCCAGCGGCCGGAAATGCTGTAGCCGATGTCGTAAAGCGCCACATCCTCATGCGGCTCGCCATCGACCAGGAAATGGGTGGTGATGATCACGGGAAGGCGTTCGTCGCCCCGGCTGTCATCGGGCATCTGCGCGTCGCTGCGCGCCTTTTTCAGCGCGCTGTCGAACCAGGCGGCCTCAAGGCGCGGCTCGCCGGTGGTCTCGGCAGGCGCGATGCCCAGGGCCGAGGGGAAGCTGATCTGCTGGCTCTGCACCGATTGCTCGGCCGAACCCGGCTTGAGCACCAGCTCGCTCTTGCCCGAATTGATCGCGACCAGCAGCAAAGTGCCCGCCCGCGCCGAGGCCTTGGCCGCATCGGCATTCTTCACCGCATCGCTGGCGTGGCGCTCGCTCCAGTTGTTCCACAGGGTCAGCGCCGAGATGATCACCGCCAGCACGGCCAGCACCTCGCCCAGCGTGATCCAGCGGCGGCGGATCGCTGCGGCTTCGGCGGCGCGCACCTCGGCCTTGGCGTGAGGGCGGTTTTCGGCGGACGATTCGGGTTTGAGCTGGTCGGTCACCGAGGCCTTCCATCACGCGATCACGCTTGCGTCAAGCGCTCGACGGGTGCCTTTCGTATGGAAATTTTATCTCAGCCGAAGGAGACACGCGGCAGCCCGGCAGATGCGGCGGTTTCCACCCGGTTGCGCCCCAGAGCCTTGGCGGCATAAAGCGCGCGATCCGCCGCCGAAAGCAGCGCCGCCAGATCCTTGCGCAGCTCGCTTTCGGAGGCTGAATGGGGAGCTCGGGCACAGTTCATTTCCGCCAGACCGATGCTGACGGTCGAGCGCACAGCCACACCGCTGGCGGTCAGGGCGACGGTGCTGCCGAAGGTCTGGACCACCAATTGCCCGATGTGGCGCGCCTGTGTGCCATCGCAATCGGGCAGCAGGGCGGCAAATTCCTCGCCGCCGATGCGGGCGATCACGGCATCGGGGCCCAGCAGGCTGCGCGCGATGCGAGCGAAGACCTTGAGCACCTCATCGCCGGTGGCATGGCCATGATGGTCGTTGATCGATTTGAAATGGTCCATGTCGAAGGCGAGCAGCGAGAGCGAGCGTTTCGCGCTGCCCAGCACCTTCGCGCCCTGCTCGAAGAACCACTGGCGGTTGCCCAGCCCGGTCAGATAATCGGTGAGCGAGAGCTGGAGCAGGCGGTCATGGGCTTCCTCCCGCATCAGCGTCAGCAGCGCCATGGGCAGCCCGACCGAATAGAGCACGCCGCCATACATCGTCACCACGCTGGCCCAGGCCAGGAAGTCCTGTCCGTAAAGGCTGGTGAGAAACGGCAGCAGCACCACCCGCGCGGCATAGAGCAGGGCATAGGCGCTGGTCGCGGCGATGACGATCCGGCTGGAGCGCAGATGCCGCAGACCCTTGCAGCGCAGCATTTCCCATGCCGTGGCCGCGCTGACCAGCGCGATCGGCCCTGCCGAGATATAGGCCCAGATGACACCCTGCCAGCGCGTGCCGCCCAGCGACCACATAAGCGCAAGGCCCGCCAGCATGCCGATCGAGGACAGGCGATAATGCCGACCGCTGAGCGAGGCCACGCCGTTGAGGATCAGCAGATAGCCGCTCATGATCACCAGATTGCTCAGCGCCGCGCCGCAGACGCCGGGCAGATGGCCCCGGTCCGTCGCCGCGAAGCAGCCCAGCGCCAGCATCACGTAACCCGACGCCCACAGGTCGAGCGACAGGCTGCGCTCCGGGCGGATCTTGCGCTCCCACAGGGTCATGCCAGCGCTGACCAGCAGCGTTCCGATGACAAGAAGATAAAGGGTGGTCAGGTCGACATGCATGGGTATGGCCGTGGTTACGTGGCGTGTTGCGACGCACCATGGCGTGGAGAGAAAAATTTTGAGTTAAATTTTCCGCGAGCATGCCGTCCCGTGAAAAAACGGAGGTCTTGCCTTCGTTTGGGCTGTGCCATCGATTGCGCTCAAGCCGCGGGATGCGCGCATCAGGCAAAGCCGCCCGCCTCTTGGGGGAAGAGGCGGGCGGCGTTATGGCCGGCTGGCCAAAGGGACGTTACTGGCCCGACTGGCTCGAAGCGCTGCGATGCTCCGTCTTGGTCACCGTGGTGTGGACGGCGGAGCCGGGCGCGGGTTTGGCCGGGGCTGCCAAATGCTTCTTGATGTGCACGGTCTTCACCTTGTTGGTCGAGACATTGCCCGGCACGGTGGTGTTGGTGCTCGTGCTGTGGTGTTCCTGGGTCTCATGCGTGACCTGCGCCGAGGCGGGGGCCGCGACACTGACCATGGCGGCCAGCGCCACGGCGGTGAAGGGCAGGGTGGTCTTGGGATGGAACCTCATGAACATTCCTTTCGGTTTGCTGCTGCGGATGGCCCCTGATGGTTCAGGGTGCCGGGATGAAAGCGCCGGTTGCCTCAATTGATCCATGGCGAAGCTTTTGCCGCCTCGTGGAAAACCGGTGGCCGGCGGTGGACGCGAGGGGGCGGGCGGCGCTAGCGGCGGGCGGATGAGCATCATCGCCACCATCATGAATTCGACCACCGGCCAGCCGATCCAGAAAATGACCTTCGGCCGGATGCCCAAACCCTGGGTCAGCTTCAATCTTGCCAGTGGTGAACTGGTCACCGCCGACCGCGTCCATGTCGGCAAGCCCGCGCCGGGGAAATTCGTTGCGCCGGTCGAGGTCTGGGTGACGCCCAAGGGTTGAAAAGGCCCGTCAATTCGCGAGAGATAAAGGTTAATGCTGCGCGCGTCCTGCCCGATGCGCGCAGTTCGCGCAAAAATACGCAAACCCATGGAACCATGTGCCGACAAGGGTGTTTAAAGCCGGTGGTCGCGCATCAATGGGGGATATGTGCAAAAACCGGGCATTCAGAAACCTTTGTTGCAGGGCCGATGCGGCAGGCTGATGTCCGGCCTTTCGTAAAAGCGATCATGCGCCAATCGCGTTGAGGCTCCGCGGCCTCTTTCCCCATATGCTTTTCGGTCGGCGCCATGCATGACACTCCGGCGCCTTATCCTTCCTGTGCCCCACCTTCCCTGTGAAAGCCTCCATGAACACCATCTCCGCGCCTGCCACCGCCAAGCGTCAATCGGCGTTGGAACCCCTCGTGATGACAGGCCTTGCGGCCGTTCTGGTTTTTTTCCTGATCGTGGGCGGGATTGCCTGGTTCAACATCCGCACGCTCAAGCAGGACAATGAGCTGATCATCCATTCGCATGAGGTGATCGGCACGCTCGATGAGCTGCTCTCCAGCGTGAAGGATGCCGAAACCGGCCAGCGCGGCTTTCTGCTGACCGGGGATGAGCGCTATCTGGAGCCCTATCGCGCGGCGGTGCTCTCGCTGCAGGGGCAGATCGCCACGCTGGCGGAGCTGACGCGCGACAATGCCAAGCAGCAGGCGCGCATCAAGCCGCTGCGGCTGCATGTCGAGGCCAAGCTGGGCGAATTGCGCGAAACCATCGACCTGCGTCGCGGCAAGGGCGAGGAAGCGGCGCTTGCGGTGGTGCGCTCCGACCGGGGCAAGGCGGAGATGGACACGATCCGCGCCCAGCTTGCGGTGATGGATCAGGAAGAGGCCGCGCTGCGCCAGTCGCGCCTCACCGAAATGGACGGCGCCTATCAGACGGCCTTGGCCAGCGGCATTCTCTCGGGCCTGCTCGGCATGCTGCTGACCGGTGTGGTGGGCATTCTGATCATGCGGGCAACGGCGGCGCGTCAGCGTCAGGAGTGGCTGCAGTCAGGCCAGATGGGCCTTGCCGCCGCCATGCAGGGCGACCAGCGCACCGAGGAATTGGGCGACAACATCCTGCAGTTTCTGGCGCGCTATCTCGACGCTCATGCCGGGGCGCTTTTCGTGCGTTCGGGCGGGGATTTCCGCCGGGTCGCCAGCTATGGCGTGCCCAGTGACGCGCCCTTGCCCGATCGTTTCGGCATGCGCGAGGGCCTGCTGGGCCAGACGGCCGCCGAGGGTAGGCCCATCGTCATCCGCGATGTGCCCGAGGGCTATCTCACCATCGGCTCCGCGTTGGGGCGTGACAAGCCGCGCGATCTGGTCGTTTCGACGGCGGGCATGGATGGCAGCGTCAATGCGGTGATCGAACTCGGCTTTATCCATGCCATGGACAGGATGACGCTGGAGCTGCTCGGCCAGGCGTCCGAGGCGATTGGCGTGGCGATCCGCTCGGCCGATTACCGCAGCGAATTGCAGGATCTGATCGAGGAAACCCAGCGCCAGTCCGAGGAACTGCAGGTCCAGAGCGAGGAACTGCGCGTCTCCAACGAGGAGTTGGAGGAGCAGAGCAGGGCGCTCAAGGAATCGCAGGTCCGGCTGGAGCAGCAGCAGGCCGAGCTGGAAACCACCAATTCCCAGCTTGAGGAACAGGCCCAGCAGCTTGAAACCCAGCGCGA from Novosphingobium sp. encodes:
- a CDS encoding GGDEF domain-containing protein, with the translated sequence MHVDLTTLYLLVIGTLLVSAGMTLWERKIRPERSLSLDLWASGYVMLALGCFAATDRGHLPGVCGAALSNLVIMSGYLLILNGVASLSGRHYRLSSIGMLAGLALMWSLGGTRWQGVIWAYISAGPIALVSAATAWEMLRCKGLRHLRSSRIVIAATSAYALLYAARVVLLPFLTSLYGQDFLAWASVVTMYGGVLYSVGLPMALLTLMREEAHDRLLQLSLTDYLTGLGNRQWFFEQGAKVLGSAKRSLSLLAFDMDHFKSINDHHGHATGDEVLKVFARIARSLLGPDAVIARIGGEEFAALLPDCDGTQARHIGQLVVQTFGSTVALTASGVAVRSTVSIGLAEMNCARAPHSASESELRKDLAALLSAADRALYAAKALGRNRVETAASAGLPRVSFG